The Methylomicrobium lacus LW14 genome window below encodes:
- a CDS encoding pyridoxal phosphate-dependent aminotransferase, with amino-acid sequence MNFPIAKRIADLRPSDIRLMTRECERLGGINLGQGLGDLPAPPEVRDGAIKAIQDGRNTYTPSEGVTPLRLAIAEKLRRDNGLTVDPEQEIVISNGTTGAFAATLTALLNPGDGILLLEPYYGYHLNTILLQGLEPQFLTLNPPEFDLDEAALNAAVRPNTRAMVLCTPANPSGKMFSATELAIVERVAERHNLLIISDEIYEYITYDGRQHVSPASVGRLGERTVSIMGFSKTFSITGWRLGYAVAEASLASAINLVNDLLYVCAPSPLQYGVAAGLEVPPEYFQHLRSEYQRKRDIICEGLNDAGLTPLVPQGAYYVLASIAHLGFADARSAAISLLEQTGVASVPGSAFYQSGAGESLIRFCFAKDDATLREAVARLRKFRS; translated from the coding sequence ATGAACTTCCCCATTGCCAAGCGCATTGCCGATCTACGCCCTTCGGACATCCGCCTGATGACCCGAGAATGCGAGCGGCTTGGCGGCATCAATTTAGGCCAAGGATTGGGCGACCTGCCGGCGCCGCCTGAGGTTAGAGACGGCGCGATCAAGGCGATCCAGGACGGGCGGAATACCTATACGCCATCGGAAGGAGTGACGCCGTTACGGCTGGCGATTGCGGAAAAATTAAGACGGGACAATGGCCTCACGGTCGATCCCGAGCAAGAGATCGTGATCAGCAATGGCACCACGGGCGCGTTCGCGGCCACCTTGACGGCCTTACTCAATCCGGGGGACGGCATTTTGCTGCTCGAACCCTATTACGGTTATCACCTGAATACGATTCTGCTCCAGGGCCTGGAGCCGCAATTTCTGACGCTGAATCCGCCGGAATTCGATTTGGATGAAGCCGCGCTAAACGCGGCCGTGCGCCCCAATACCCGCGCGATGGTGCTCTGCACGCCGGCTAATCCGAGCGGCAAGATGTTCAGCGCCACCGAACTCGCGATCGTCGAGCGCGTCGCCGAACGGCATAATCTCTTGATTATTTCCGACGAGATCTACGAGTACATCACTTACGATGGCCGCCAGCATGTGTCGCCGGCATCGGTCGGCCGGCTGGGCGAGCGGACCGTCAGCATCATGGGGTTTTCAAAAACTTTCAGCATCACCGGCTGGCGCTTAGGCTATGCAGTGGCGGAAGCGTCTTTGGCGAGCGCGATCAACCTGGTGAACGACCTGCTTTATGTCTGCGCTCCTTCTCCGTTGCAGTATGGTGTTGCGGCTGGATTAGAGGTCCCGCCCGAATATTTTCAGCATCTACGCTCTGAGTATCAGCGCAAGCGCGACATTATTTGCGAGGGCCTCAATGATGCAGGATTGACGCCGCTGGTTCCCCAGGGCGCCTATTACGTGCTGGCAAGCATTGCGCATCTGGGTTTTGCCGATGCAAGATCTGCGGCTATCAGCTTATTGGAACAAACCGGCGTGGCTTCCGTCCCCGGAAGCGCCTTTTACCAAAGCGGCGCGGGGGAAAGCCTGATCCGCTTCTGTTTCGCCAAGGATGATGCGACGCTGCGCGAAGCGGTTGCGCGCCTGCGCAAATTTCGTTCATAA
- a CDS encoding MbcA/ParS/Xre antitoxin family protein: protein MLSIANSRPGLDDAMIAKGALRTFFNIADAWKLSTDEAMVLLGMDSRSTFFKWKKQPELAKLNPDKLERLSYIFGIYKALQILLPKAEAADQWIKRPNTAVLFQGKSALDRMLKGRVIDLYVVRQYLDGQRG from the coding sequence ATGTTATCCATTGCAAACAGTCGCCCCGGCCTTGATGACGCCATGATTGCAAAAGGCGCATTAAGGACTTTTTTTAATATTGCGGATGCCTGGAAACTCAGTACGGATGAGGCAATGGTCTTGCTGGGCATGGATTCCCGCAGCACCTTTTTCAAGTGGAAAAAGCAGCCCGAGCTCGCCAAGCTGAATCCCGATAAGTTGGAAAGGCTCTCCTATATTTTCGGCATTTACAAAGCGTTGCAGATATTGTTGCCTAAAGCCGAAGCGGCGGATCAATGGATCAAGCGCCCGAATACCGCGGTATTGTTTCAAGGCAAATCGGCGCTCGATCGGATGCTGAAAGGCCGCGTCATTGATTTGTATGTGGTTCGGCAATACCTCGATGGGCAACGCGGGTAG
- a CDS encoding MlaA family lipoprotein — MFTRLYSGKSRASLAQVFLVSSALMMTGCATTEKRVEASVDPVSAKASQVDPYEGFNRSMYGFNMGLDKYFFKPVADGYKFITPDFVETGVSNFFSNLKGINVVLNDVLQGKFEQSAADAGRFLTNTTIGVGGLIDVASKLGLEHNAEDFGQTLAVWGVGEGPYLVLPVMGPTTIRDGSALIVDKAANPGTYVPFTGIIEGISDRAKAQGALNFIDEAALDPYVFTRESFLQYRRHLINDGKVDNNSEDLSLDAATEDSAGLKADTAKAGQPAVDSTGKMGDAAQASAKPTESATVHRSAFDKVAESFEQASIKIDQLSKKSRINLASSDALTE; from the coding sequence ATGTTTACCCGATTGTACTCAGGCAAAAGCCGAGCATCTTTGGCACAAGTGTTTTTAGTTTCAAGCGCATTGATGATGACAGGATGCGCGACCACTGAGAAACGCGTGGAAGCCTCGGTAGATCCTGTTTCGGCCAAGGCAAGCCAGGTTGATCCCTATGAGGGCTTCAACCGATCCATGTACGGGTTTAACATGGGACTGGATAAGTATTTTTTCAAACCGGTCGCGGATGGTTACAAATTTATCACGCCTGATTTCGTGGAAACCGGGGTGAGTAATTTTTTTAGCAACTTGAAAGGCATCAATGTGGTGTTAAATGATGTCCTGCAGGGAAAATTTGAACAAAGTGCTGCGGATGCCGGCCGTTTCCTGACCAATACGACTATCGGTGTCGGTGGATTGATCGATGTGGCGAGTAAACTTGGCCTAGAGCATAACGCCGAGGACTTTGGGCAAACCTTGGCGGTCTGGGGAGTCGGAGAGGGGCCTTATTTGGTGTTGCCTGTCATGGGGCCGACAACGATTCGTGATGGTAGTGCCCTTATCGTAGACAAAGCCGCCAATCCAGGCACCTATGTTCCGTTCACCGGTATTATCGAGGGCATCAGCGATCGTGCAAAAGCCCAAGGTGCGTTGAACTTTATCGACGAGGCGGCCTTGGATCCGTATGTGTTTACCCGCGAGTCCTTCCTGCAATATCGCCGTCACCTAATCAATGATGGCAAAGTTGACAACAATAGCGAAGACTTGAGTCTTGATGCCGCGACCGAAGATTCTGCCGGTCTCAAGGCAGATACCGCCAAAGCGGGTCAGCCTGCTGTCGACTCGACAGGCAAGATGGGCGATGCGGCGCAGGCATCTGCTAAGCCGACTGAGAGCGCTACGGTGCATCGTTCGGCATTTGACAAAGTGGCTGAATCCTTTGAGCAAGCCTCGATTAAAATCGATCAATTGAGTAAAAAATCAAGGATAAACCTCGCCAGTTCCGACGCTTTAACCGAGTGA
- a CDS encoding RES family NAD+ phosphorylase, with the protein MGLFDRVAEPEDLDIVFAIEALTNDRLLDESGDIRLVPLEDRVSGPGTTPIMAAFTHLNPEGSRFTGGTYGVYYANKDMDTAIAETRFHKARFLAATSEPPIEIDMRSYAADLESELHDIRKMQAQMPAIYTDDPGSYFHPQTLAKALRDTGSNGIVYDSVRYSGGECVAVFRPRVLSPVRQGPHFCYVWNGEAIMEIYQKSHYQPGQSF; encoded by the coding sequence GTGGGATTATTTGATCGGGTAGCGGAGCCGGAAGACCTGGACATTGTTTTCGCGATCGAAGCGTTGACAAATGACCGGCTGTTGGACGAGTCGGGCGATATCAGGCTTGTTCCCCTCGAAGACCGGGTCTCGGGCCCTGGAACCACGCCGATTATGGCCGCCTTCACCCATCTTAACCCCGAAGGAAGCCGGTTTACGGGCGGCACTTACGGGGTTTACTATGCCAACAAGGATATGGATACGGCAATCGCCGAAACCCGATTTCATAAGGCCAGGTTCCTGGCGGCGACGAGCGAGCCGCCGATAGAAATCGACATGCGAAGCTATGCTGCCGATTTGGAATCGGAGTTGCATGATATTCGCAAGATGCAGGCGCAGATGCCGGCGATTTATACGGATGACCCTGGGAGTTATTTTCATCCTCAAACCCTGGCGAAAGCACTGCGCGACACCGGCTCCAACGGGATCGTTTATGACAGCGTGCGTTATTCCGGGGGCGAATGTGTAGCCGTTTTTAGGCCGCGCGTCCTCTCTCCCGTTCGGCAAGGCCCGCATTTTTGTTATGTGTGGAACGGAGAGGCCATCATGGAGATTTACCAAAAAAGCCATTACCAACCGGGCCAATCATTCTGA